From a region of the Myxococcaceae bacterium JPH2 genome:
- a CDS encoding ParA family protein — MRRIAFINEKGGTCKTTLAVNTAAWLARERGQKVLLVDLDTQGHAGKVLGLDVRRLPRNVFHLLTDAAVRFEEVVQPSHVEGLDVVPAYKEMADFPVAVAADARRAHRLAERLKAAEAAGYDTVVFDAPPSLGLTTRNILVASTEVVVPVALTYLALDGCAEVAETVRQVGEAEGCPGLRVTKVVPTLYRKTALATAILERLKAYFPDALAATPLGYSVKVDEAQSHGKTIWEYAPRSPGARMLAAIAAEIHGEPAPRRGRATRRA, encoded by the coding sequence ATGCGGCGCATCGCCTTCATCAACGAGAAGGGTGGCACCTGCAAGACGACGCTCGCGGTGAACACCGCGGCATGGCTCGCGCGGGAGCGAGGGCAGAAGGTGCTGCTGGTGGACCTGGATACCCAGGGCCACGCGGGCAAGGTGCTGGGCCTGGACGTGCGGCGGCTGCCTCGCAACGTCTTCCACCTGCTGACGGACGCGGCGGTGCGCTTCGAGGAGGTCGTTCAGCCCTCGCATGTCGAGGGGCTGGACGTGGTGCCGGCCTACAAGGAGATGGCGGACTTCCCCGTGGCGGTGGCGGCGGACGCGCGCCGAGCGCACCGGTTGGCCGAGCGCCTGAAGGCCGCGGAGGCGGCGGGCTACGACACGGTCGTGTTCGATGCGCCGCCCTCACTGGGCCTCACCACGCGCAACATCCTGGTCGCCTCCACCGAGGTGGTGGTGCCGGTGGCGCTGACCTACCTGGCGCTCGACGGCTGCGCGGAGGTGGCGGAGACGGTGCGGCAGGTGGGGGAGGCCGAGGGGTGTCCCGGGCTGCGCGTCACCAAGGTGGTGCCCACGCTCTACCGGAAGACAGCGCTCGCTACGGCCATCCTGGAGCGGCTCAAGGCGTACTTCCCGGACGCGCTGGCGGCCACGCCGCTCGGCTACAGCGTCAAGGTGGACGAGGCCCAGAGTCATGGGAAGACCATCTGGGAGTACGCGCCACGGAGCCCCGGCGCGCGGATGCTGGCGGCCATCGCTGCGGAAATCCACGGCGAGCCCGCCCCGAGGCGAGGGCGGGCAACGCGGCGCGCCTGA